The sequence GCTGCAACGCCTCGTAGGGTTCCTCTCCGGATATGGCCATCGCGGCTGACGCACTGGTCATGACGAACATGACCGCGAGCACGAACAGTCTCATGGTTTCCCTCGCCCTTCAGCACCGTAAGCAAACTCGGAACTTAGAATGCCTCACGTTCGTTTACAATACAACCACTGCCCACTTTTCCGCTACTCCCACTACAATGCACCGCGTAGTCGGCGCACTGGCAAGTCCAAGCTGAAGTCGAGTGGATGCTCCAAGCCTGTGAGGATTGGCTGCGGCCGGTTGCGCTGACTGCCCTTCATACGGGCATGCGGAAAGGAGAACTCCTAGGTCTCACGTGGGATTCTGGAATGCCTTGTGACATGAAAGACTCTGCCCTGAAGATACTTTAATAGATCCTCTGTATGATTGTCCTCATAACTTAACAGGATCGTCTTCATGCCTTTGCATGCTTACCATAGGGCATTCAATGGACAAGGACATTGACTGCAATACGGCTGAGCAGTTCACATGAGTTCGCTTCGTGCCTTTTCGACGAGCACTGCTTTCTACTCTACTCTCGAAAATCGGGGAACGGAAACGCCTCCCTTCTCGACGATCTCAGTAAACATGGCAACCGGTCTTATCCAGAGCCCTCGATCGCCATACAACGCCCGGTACACAACAAACTCCTCCTCTGTTTCCGAATGCTTGGCGACTCCCACAACCTCATAGTCATGGCCTTTATGGTGTCGGTAAATGCCGGGGGTGACCATGATCGCCTACTCCTCGTGGTGGGGACGCCCGCATGTTCACTTGACACTTTCGCCGAAACCAACCCCTGACAGGGCACTCAGGAGGGTAACGAAGGATGGGCCGTGAAGGCAGAAACCCTTGATTGGAGCGTAGAATATTGGGTGGTGCCGAAGCCGGGATAGGAAAGGTGGGAATCGCTGAAGACCTTCATGGGAGCGGTGATTCCCACTTATCCCCTTGATGGGAGCGGACCACGCTCTTGTTTCTCTTTGTCGCTCTTTGGTCCGGCTCGGCTCGATCTGTCGGCGAGTGTAACACCCTAATAACACCTGGCGGAAGACCCCCGGGGGCCTTTGTCGGCAGGGCAGGGGCCTGTTCAGGGAACCCGACGACTAGCCAGGCATCTCGGGCTTGGCCCGTTGTCTACGGTAAAGTTCAGTTGTAAATCTGGCCGTCATCGATTGCGGTTAGGCCCTTCCCCAGGCTGTGGGGAACGCCGACCGTAACTGCCCCAGTACACAAGCCCCCCCTTGCCATCACCTGCTGTGAAGGACACGTGATAGACGCGGCCATTCCCAGTGCCGGATCGTTCCGCGCGCACCGAGGCTGCACCGACCCCAATCACCGCATCTGCACTCGTGTCCCCGGTGAGAGATTCCAGTAGATGCCCTCTCCTTCTTGCAATCTGTGCTCATACGTCACAGGGCAGACGACCGGACACCGACGGTAGGGATGGAGGACGAAGGGCATAATACCTCGTTAGAAGAGATAGTATTCAGAGGGGGTTAGTCTTTCTTTTTGCCAGGCATCTGTACGGCAGAAGCAAATCCTTCGTCTCCTTCGTGCGACGATATGGCCACCACTTCATCGATTCCATCGCCATCAACGTCTGCTACGACTAGATCGCGAAACCCGATATTTTCGGAAAACCTTCCTTGTTCACCCGCGAGGAACCTTTTCACTTTCCCCTGGGAGTCCAAAAATAACACACCACCCATATCCCCAAAATCGCCTGAAGTTGTAGCGGCAGCAATCTCCTTTTTCCCTCGTCCTGTTAATTGGCCAAACGATACCTTGTAGACGTTTGCATTGGCATCAAGAGTCCACACGAGCTTCCCATCGGTATCAATTAAGTTCACTCTCCCCCCTGATCCCGCGAGAATATGGGGAGGACCTTCTTCCTTGAGAATACCGAGTGCCACAGCAGTTGTGTCCCCCTCTAAGGGTAGGGACCATAGTAAGTTGCCAGAATTCGAGATTGCGATTACCTTGCT is a genomic window of Candidatus Nitrospira kreftii containing:
- a CDS encoding hypothetical protein (conserved protein of unknown function); the encoded protein is MVTPGIYRHHKGHDYEVVGVAKHSETEEEFVVYRALYGDRGLWIRPVAMFTEIVEKGGVSVPRFSRVE